Proteins co-encoded in one Cygnus olor isolate bCygOlo1 chromosome 6, bCygOlo1.pri.v2, whole genome shotgun sequence genomic window:
- the TSN gene encoding translin isoform X2: MSEIRKVVQALEQTAREILTLLQGVHQGAGFQHIPKKCQKAREHFGTVRTQMESLKTKFPADQYYRFHEHWRFVLQRLVFLAAFVVYLESETLVTREAVAEILGIEADRERGFHLDIEDYLSGVLTLASELARLAVNSVTAGDYSRPLRISTFINELDSGFRLLNLKNDSLRKRYDGLKYDVKKIEEVVYDLSIRGLNKEATGGVAGEK; the protein is encoded by the exons ATGTCG GAGATCCGCAAGGTCGTGCAGGCGCTGGAGCAGACGGCCCGCGAGATCCTGACGCTGCTGCAGGGCGTGCACCAGGGGGCCGGCTTCCAGCACA TACCAAAGAAATGTCAGAAGGCTCGAGAACACTTCGGTACAGTACGAACGCAGATGGAATCTCTGAAGACGAAGTTTCCCGCTGATCAGTATTACAG ATTCCATGAGCACTGGAGGTTTGTGCTTCAGCGGTTGGTGTTTCTGGCAGCGTTTGTAGTCTACTTGGAGTCAGAAACATTAGTGACCCGGGAAGCTGTTGCAGAAATACTGGGGA TTGAAGCTGATCGAGAGAGGGGCTTTCACCTGGACATTGAAGACTACCTTTCTGGTGTGTTAACTCTTGCCAGTGAGCTG GCCAGGCTGGCAGTGAACAGCGTCACGGCCGGTGACTATTCTCGCCCTCTCCGTATCTCAACGTTTATCAACGAGCTGGATTCCGGCTTCCGCCTCCTCAACCTGAAGAACGACTCCCTGAGGAAGCGTTACGATGGCCTGAAATACGACGTCAAGAAAATTGAGGAAGTGGTTTATGACCTGTCAATCAGAGGACTCAATAAGGAGGCGACAGGCGGCGTGGCTGGAGAGAAATGA
- the TSN gene encoding translin isoform X1 translates to MSVSAMFVALQGVLTADQDVREEIRKVVQALEQTAREILTLLQGVHQGAGFQHIPKKCQKAREHFGTVRTQMESLKTKFPADQYYRFHEHWRFVLQRLVFLAAFVVYLESETLVTREAVAEILGIEADRERGFHLDIEDYLSGVLTLASELARLAVNSVTAGDYSRPLRISTFINELDSGFRLLNLKNDSLRKRYDGLKYDVKKIEEVVYDLSIRGLNKEATGGVAGEK, encoded by the exons ATGTCGGTGAGCGCCATGTTCGTGGCGCTGCAGGGCGTGCTGACGGCCGACCAGGACGTGCGGGAG GAGATCCGCAAGGTCGTGCAGGCGCTGGAGCAGACGGCCCGCGAGATCCTGACGCTGCTGCAGGGCGTGCACCAGGGGGCCGGCTTCCAGCACA TACCAAAGAAATGTCAGAAGGCTCGAGAACACTTCGGTACAGTACGAACGCAGATGGAATCTCTGAAGACGAAGTTTCCCGCTGATCAGTATTACAG ATTCCATGAGCACTGGAGGTTTGTGCTTCAGCGGTTGGTGTTTCTGGCAGCGTTTGTAGTCTACTTGGAGTCAGAAACATTAGTGACCCGGGAAGCTGTTGCAGAAATACTGGGGA TTGAAGCTGATCGAGAGAGGGGCTTTCACCTGGACATTGAAGACTACCTTTCTGGTGTGTTAACTCTTGCCAGTGAGCTG GCCAGGCTGGCAGTGAACAGCGTCACGGCCGGTGACTATTCTCGCCCTCTCCGTATCTCAACGTTTATCAACGAGCTGGATTCCGGCTTCCGCCTCCTCAACCTGAAGAACGACTCCCTGAGGAAGCGTTACGATGGCCTGAAATACGACGTCAAGAAAATTGAGGAAGTGGTTTATGACCTGTCAATCAGAGGACTCAATAAGGAGGCGACAGGCGGCGTGGCTGGAGAGAAATGA
- the TSN gene encoding translin isoform X3, protein MPVACRGQKGAACLKELPKKCQKAREHFGTVRTQMESLKTKFPADQYYRFHEHWRFVLQRLVFLAAFVVYLESETLVTREAVAEILGIEADRERGFHLDIEDYLSGVLTLASELARLAVNSVTAGDYSRPLRISTFINELDSGFRLLNLKNDSLRKRYDGLKYDVKKIEEVVYDLSIRGLNKEATGGVAGEK, encoded by the exons ATGCCTGTAGCCTGCCGTGGCCAAAAGGGAGCAGCGTGTTTAAAGGAGC TACCAAAGAAATGTCAGAAGGCTCGAGAACACTTCGGTACAGTACGAACGCAGATGGAATCTCTGAAGACGAAGTTTCCCGCTGATCAGTATTACAG ATTCCATGAGCACTGGAGGTTTGTGCTTCAGCGGTTGGTGTTTCTGGCAGCGTTTGTAGTCTACTTGGAGTCAGAAACATTAGTGACCCGGGAAGCTGTTGCAGAAATACTGGGGA TTGAAGCTGATCGAGAGAGGGGCTTTCACCTGGACATTGAAGACTACCTTTCTGGTGTGTTAACTCTTGCCAGTGAGCTG GCCAGGCTGGCAGTGAACAGCGTCACGGCCGGTGACTATTCTCGCCCTCTCCGTATCTCAACGTTTATCAACGAGCTGGATTCCGGCTTCCGCCTCCTCAACCTGAAGAACGACTCCCTGAGGAAGCGTTACGATGGCCTGAAATACGACGTCAAGAAAATTGAGGAAGTGGTTTATGACCTGTCAATCAGAGGACTCAATAAGGAGGCGACAGGCGGCGTGGCTGGAGAGAAATGA